Proteins encoded in a region of the Pseudomonas putida genome:
- a CDS encoding NAD(P)/FAD-dependent oxidoreductase, whose amino-acid sequence MHCQTLVLGAGIVGVSTALHLQARGRQVILIDRDEPGSGTSHGNAGLIERSSVIPYAFPRQLGALLRYGLNRQPDVRYSLAHLPKVAPWLWRYWRQSAPGRLAGAAADMLPLVQRCVEEHDALIEAAGLEGLVQAKGWIEVFRDPALFEQAKTDAKGLSRYGLQFEILECGQLQAREHQLDATVVGGIHWLDPKTVNNPGALTRGYAALFLQRGGQFLHGDARSLRQANGQWRVESRRGPVTADEVVACLGPQSADLFSGLGYQIPLAIKRGYHMHYSTRDGAQLEHSICDTQGGYVLAPMARGVRLTTGIEFDAAGAPGNQIQLGRCEALARKLFPALGERLDDTPWLGRRPCLPDMRPVIGPAPRHPGLWFNFGHAHHGLTLGPVSGRLLAELLTGERPFTDPAPYSATRFD is encoded by the coding sequence ATGCATTGCCAGACCCTTGTCCTCGGCGCCGGTATCGTCGGCGTCAGCACCGCCCTGCACCTGCAGGCCCGCGGGCGCCAGGTGATTCTGATCGACCGCGACGAACCGGGCAGCGGCACCAGCCACGGCAACGCCGGGCTGATCGAGCGCTCCAGCGTCATCCCCTACGCCTTCCCCCGGCAACTGGGCGCGCTGCTGCGCTATGGCCTGAACCGCCAGCCCGATGTGCGCTACAGCCTGGCGCACCTGCCCAAGGTCGCACCGTGGCTGTGGCGCTACTGGCGCCAGTCGGCGCCCGGCCGCCTGGCCGGGGCCGCCGCCGATATGCTGCCGCTGGTACAACGCTGCGTCGAAGAACACGACGCGCTGATCGAAGCGGCCGGCCTTGAAGGGCTGGTGCAGGCCAAAGGCTGGATCGAAGTGTTCCGCGACCCTGCGCTGTTCGAGCAGGCCAAAACTGACGCCAAGGGCCTGAGCCGCTACGGCTTGCAGTTCGAGATACTCGAATGCGGGCAACTGCAGGCACGCGAGCACCAGTTGGACGCCACCGTGGTCGGTGGCATTCATTGGCTCGACCCAAAGACCGTGAACAACCCCGGCGCCCTCACCCGTGGCTATGCCGCGCTGTTCCTGCAGCGCGGCGGGCAGTTCCTGCATGGCGATGCGCGCAGCCTGCGCCAAGCCAACGGCCAGTGGCGGGTAGAAAGCCGTCGTGGCCCGGTTACCGCCGACGAGGTGGTGGCCTGCCTCGGCCCGCAGTCGGCGGACCTGTTCAGCGGCCTGGGCTATCAGATTCCGCTGGCGATCAAACGTGGCTACCACATGCACTACAGCACCCGCGACGGCGCACAGTTGGAGCACTCGATCTGCGATACCCAGGGCGGCTACGTGCTGGCGCCGATGGCGCGCGGTGTACGCCTGACCACCGGCATCGAGTTCGACGCAGCCGGGGCGCCTGGCAACCAGATCCAGCTGGGCCGTTGCGAAGCCTTGGCGCGCAAGCTGTTCCCGGCCCTCGGCGAGCGGCTGGACGACACCCCATGGCTGGGCCGTCGCCCGTGCCTGCCCGACATGCGCCCGGTGATCGGCCCGGCACCGCGCCACCCGGGGCTGTGGTTCAACTTTGGCCACGCCCACCACGGCCTCACCCTGGGCCCGGTCAGCGGCCGGCTATTGGCCGAACTGCTCACTGGCGAGCGCCCCTTCACCGACCCCGCGCCCTACAGCGCGACCCGTTTCGACTGA
- a CDS encoding ABC transporter permease: MSLDQLLALVLDPDLLERYGPRFLDGLLVTAKLVAISFTLGAVLGLLLALARMSRSLVLQRMAAGYVYFFRGSPLLAQLFLLYYGLGSLKGFWQDVGLWWFFREAWFCTLLAFTLNTAAYQAEIFRGSLMAVAPGQHEAARALNLKRSTTFFKVILPQSLLVAIGPLGNELILMIKASAIASLVTIYDLMGVTKLAFSRSFDFQIYLWAAVLYLVIVELVRRLLKHLEGRLGRHLN; encoded by the coding sequence ATGAGCCTCGATCAACTGCTGGCGCTGGTACTCGACCCCGACCTGCTGGAGCGCTACGGCCCACGCTTTCTCGACGGTTTGCTGGTAACTGCCAAACTGGTGGCCATTTCCTTCACCCTGGGCGCCGTGCTCGGCCTGCTGCTGGCCCTGGCACGCATGTCGCGCAGCCTGGTGCTGCAGCGCATGGCCGCCGGTTACGTGTACTTCTTCCGCGGCTCGCCACTGCTGGCGCAGCTGTTCCTGCTGTATTACGGGCTGGGCTCGCTCAAGGGCTTCTGGCAGGACGTCGGCCTGTGGTGGTTCTTCCGCGAGGCGTGGTTCTGCACCTTGCTGGCGTTCACCCTGAACACCGCCGCCTATCAAGCCGAGATCTTCCGCGGCAGCCTGATGGCCGTTGCGCCCGGCCAGCATGAGGCGGCACGGGCGCTGAACCTGAAACGCTCGACCACCTTCTTCAAGGTGATCTTGCCGCAGTCGCTGCTCGTGGCCATCGGCCCACTGGGCAACGAACTGATCCTGATGATCAAGGCCAGCGCGATTGCCTCGCTGGTGACCATCTACGACCTGATGGGCGTGACCAAACTGGCCTTCTCGCGCAGTTTCGACTTTCAGATCTACCTGTGGGCGGCCGTGCTCTACCTGGTGATCGTCGAGCTGGTAAGGCGCCTGCTGAAACACTTGGAAGGCCGCTTGGGCCGCCACCTGAACTGA
- a CDS encoding ABC transporter permease, which yields MLDQLSLLSFASGGWGQALLAGALVTVSLALACLPIGLPLGLVVALAARSRKRLPRAWATTFSTVFRGLPELLTLLIIYYGCQIAAQKILAAMGYEGEFLINTFLAAMIAFSLVFAAFSSEIWLAAFKTLPKGQLEACSALGLSKRTGFFKVLLPQLTRIALPGLSNNWLSLLKDTSLVSTISLVDLMRQTNLAVSVTKEPMFFYGVACLGYLLFAALSGRVFAYIERRSNRHLLGARA from the coding sequence ATGCTCGATCAATTGTCCTTGCTGTCCTTCGCCAGCGGAGGCTGGGGCCAGGCGTTGCTGGCCGGCGCGCTGGTTACCGTTTCCCTGGCCCTGGCCTGCCTGCCCATCGGCCTGCCACTGGGCCTGGTGGTCGCCCTGGCGGCGCGCTCGCGCAAGCGCCTGCCACGGGCCTGGGCCACTACCTTTTCAACCGTGTTTCGCGGCCTGCCCGAGCTGCTGACCTTGCTGATCATCTATTACGGCTGCCAGATCGCCGCGCAGAAGATCCTCGCCGCCATGGGCTACGAGGGTGAATTCCTGATCAACACCTTCCTCGCCGCGATGATTGCCTTCAGCCTGGTATTTGCCGCGTTTTCCAGCGAGATCTGGCTGGCGGCCTTCAAGACCCTGCCCAAGGGCCAGCTGGAAGCCTGCTCGGCCTTGGGCCTGAGCAAGCGCACCGGGTTCTTCAAGGTGCTGCTGCCACAACTGACCCGCATCGCCCTGCCCGGCCTTTCCAACAATTGGCTGTCGCTGCTCAAGGACACCTCGCTGGTGTCGACCATCTCACTGGTCGACCTGATGCGCCAGACCAACCTGGCGGTCAGCGTGACCAAGGAGCCGATGTTCTTCTACGGCGTCGCCTGCCTGGGTTACCTGCTGTTCGCGGCACTGTCCGGGCGCGTGTTCGCCTACATCGAACGGCGTAGCAACCGCCACCTGCTAGGAGCACGCGCATGA
- a CDS encoding transporter substrate-binding domain-containing protein: MNKSMALVGACALLLAGAASAETLRFATEGAYPPFNYVDADNKLHGFDIDITHALCEQMKVECTLVAQDWEGIIPALMARKYDAVVASMIDTEERRKKIAFTDHYYRTPLTVAVAKDSKIDSAQTDFVGYTVGAQSSSTQAIYAEDVYGKAGADVKLYPTMDEANADLAAGRLDGVIADKFPLHEWMSKNGGDCCKILGDVADTKADAAIAVRKDDEALRQRLNTALQQIVANGTYQKIASKYFAFDIYN, translated from the coding sequence ATGAACAAGTCCATGGCCTTGGTGGGTGCGTGCGCCCTGCTGCTGGCGGGTGCCGCCAGTGCCGAAACCCTGCGTTTCGCCACGGAGGGTGCCTACCCGCCCTTCAACTATGTAGACGCCGATAACAAGCTGCATGGCTTCGATATCGACATCACCCATGCCCTGTGCGAACAGATGAAAGTGGAATGCACGCTGGTGGCCCAGGACTGGGAAGGCATCATCCCCGCCCTGATGGCACGCAAGTACGACGCAGTGGTGGCGTCAATGATCGACACCGAAGAGCGGCGCAAGAAAATCGCGTTCACCGACCACTACTACCGCACGCCACTGACCGTTGCGGTGGCCAAGGACAGCAAGATCGACAGCGCCCAGACCGACTTTGTCGGCTACACCGTCGGCGCCCAGTCGTCCTCCACCCAGGCCATCTACGCCGAAGACGTGTATGGCAAGGCCGGTGCCGATGTGAAGCTGTACCCAACCATGGACGAGGCCAACGCGGACCTTGCCGCAGGCCGCCTGGACGGCGTGATTGCCGACAAATTCCCGCTGCACGAGTGGATGAGCAAGAACGGCGGGGACTGCTGCAAGATCCTCGGCGATGTGGCCGACACCAAGGCCGATGCCGCCATTGCCGTGCGCAAGGACGACGAAGCCCTGCGCCAGCGCCTGAACACCGCGCTACAACAGATCGTGGCCAACGGCACCTACCAGAAGATCGCCAGCAAGTACTTTGCTTTCGATATCTACAACTGA
- a CDS encoding Ldh family oxidoreductase, producing MSAPSTSTIVRVPFSELQGLLQAIFQRHGCSEAVARVLAHNCASAQRDGAHSHGVFRMPGYVSTLASGWVDGQATPKVSDVAAGYVRVDAAGGFAQPALAAARELLVAKARNAGIAVLAIHNSHHFAALWPDVEPFAEEGLVALSVVNSMTCVVPHGARKPLFGTNPIAFAAPCAEHDPIVFDMATSAMAHGDVQIAARAGQQLPEGMGVDANGEPTTEPKAILEGGALLPFGGHKGSALSMMVELLAAALTGGHFSWEFDWSGHPGAKTPWTGQLIILIDPSKAEGERFAQRSRELVEQMQAVGLTRMPGERRYREREVAEEEGVAVTEQELQGLKELLG from the coding sequence ATGTCCGCACCCTCCACCAGCACCATTGTGCGCGTGCCCTTTTCCGAGCTGCAGGGCCTGCTGCAGGCCATCTTCCAGCGCCATGGTTGCAGCGAGGCCGTGGCTCGGGTGCTGGCCCACAACTGCGCCAGCGCCCAGCGTGATGGCGCTCATAGCCATGGGGTGTTCCGCATGCCCGGTTATGTTTCGACCCTGGCCAGCGGTTGGGTCGATGGCCAGGCCACACCCAAGGTCAGCGACGTGGCTGCTGGTTATGTGCGTGTCGATGCCGCGGGTGGTTTTGCCCAGCCGGCACTGGCGGCGGCCCGAGAACTGTTGGTGGCCAAGGCGCGCAACGCCGGCATCGCCGTGCTGGCAATCCACAACTCGCACCACTTCGCCGCGCTGTGGCCGGATGTAGAGCCGTTCGCCGAAGAGGGCCTGGTTGCCCTCAGCGTGGTCAACAGCATGACCTGCGTGGTGCCACATGGCGCGCGCAAGCCACTGTTCGGCACCAACCCCATCGCTTTTGCCGCGCCTTGCGCCGAACATGACCCGATCGTCTTCGACATGGCCACCAGCGCCATGGCCCATGGCGACGTGCAGATTGCTGCGCGGGCTGGCCAGCAGCTACCTGAAGGCATGGGCGTGGATGCCAATGGCGAACCGACCACCGAGCCCAAGGCGATTCTGGAAGGCGGCGCCTTGCTGCCGTTTGGCGGGCACAAGGGCTCGGCGCTTTCGATGATGGTCGAGTTGCTGGCGGCGGCGTTGACCGGCGGGCACTTCTCCTGGGAGTTCGACTGGTCGGGGCACCCGGGGGCGAAGACGCCGTGGACCGGGCAACTGATCATCCTCATCGACCCAAGCAAGGCCGAAGGCGAGCGGTTTGCACAGCGCAGCCGTGAACTGGTGGAGCAGATGCAGGCCGTAGGGCTGACGCGCATGCCGGGCGAGCGGCGTTACCGCGAGCGGGAGGTGGCCGAGGAGGAAGGGGTGGCGGTGACCGAGCAGGAGTTGCAGGGCCTGAAAGAGCTGCTTGGCTGA
- a CDS encoding aromatic amino acid transaminase, which yields MFKHVDAYAGDPILSLMETFKADPRADKVNLSIGLYYDEAGVVPQLAAVDAVEKRMAGQDHEASLYLPMEGLASYRQAIQALLFGADHPAVTGGRVATVQTVGGSGALKVGADFLKRYFPQSEVWVSNPTWDNHRAIFEGAGFKVHTYPYFDQATRGVDFDGMLATLQTLPANSVVLLHPCCHNPTGADLEQHQWQQVVEVVKARQLIPFLDIAYQGFAEGLVEDAYAIREMARAGVPCLVSNSFSKIFSLYGERVGGLSVVCDDDATAQSVLGQLKATVRRNYSSPPNFGAQLVAGVLSDAGLNAQWAEEVEVMRKRILDMRQALVDALAVLLPGQDFQFFLRQRGMFSYTGFSVEQVRRLRDEFGVYLIDSGRVCMSGLRPANLQRVAEAFAAVQK from the coding sequence GTGTTCAAACATGTCGATGCCTATGCCGGCGACCCGATCCTCTCGTTGATGGAAACCTTCAAGGCCGACCCGCGCGCCGACAAGGTCAACCTGAGTATTGGCCTGTACTACGATGAGGCCGGCGTGGTGCCGCAACTGGCGGCTGTGGATGCGGTGGAAAAACGCATGGCCGGCCAGGACCACGAAGCCTCCCTGTACCTGCCGATGGAAGGCCTGGCCAGCTACCGCCAGGCGATCCAGGCGCTGCTGTTCGGTGCTGATCACCCCGCCGTGACGGGCGGTCGCGTGGCTACCGTGCAGACCGTGGGCGGCTCCGGTGCCCTTAAAGTTGGTGCCGACTTCCTCAAGCGCTACTTCCCGCAGTCCGAAGTCTGGGTCAGCAACCCGACCTGGGACAACCACCGCGCCATCTTCGAAGGCGCAGGCTTCAAGGTGCACACCTACCCGTACTTCGACCAGGCCACCCGTGGCGTGGACTTCGACGGCATGCTGGCCACCCTGCAGACCCTGCCGGCCAACAGCGTGGTCCTGCTGCACCCGTGCTGCCACAACCCTACCGGCGCCGACCTGGAACAGCACCAGTGGCAGCAAGTGGTCGAAGTGGTCAAGGCGCGCCAGCTGATCCCGTTCCTCGACATCGCCTACCAAGGCTTCGCCGAAGGCCTGGTGGAAGACGCCTACGCCATCCGCGAAATGGCCCGTGCCGGCGTGCCGTGCCTGGTCAGCAACTCGTTCTCGAAAATCTTCTCGCTGTACGGCGAGCGGGTAGGCGGCCTGTCGGTGGTGTGCGATGACGACGCCACTGCCCAGAGCGTACTTGGCCAGTTGAAGGCCACCGTGCGCCGCAACTACTCCAGCCCGCCCAACTTCGGCGCCCAGCTGGTGGCTGGCGTGCTCAGCGATGCAGGCCTGAATGCCCAGTGGGCCGAAGAAGTCGAAGTGATGCGCAAGCGGATCCTCGACATGCGCCAGGCGCTGGTCGATGCCCTGGCCGTGCTGCTGCCAGGCCAGGACTTCCAGTTCTTCCTGCGCCAGCGCGGCATGTTCAGCTACACCGGCTTCAGCGTCGAGCAGGTGCGTCGCCTGCGTGACGAGTTCGGTGTGTACCTGATCGACAGCGGCCGCGTGTGCATGTCCGGCCTGCGCCCGGCCAACCTGCAGCGGGTTGCCGAAGCGTTCGCCGCCGTTCAGAAGTAA